ACAATTATACAAAATAAGTCATCCTATGAATAAAtcattaatatttataaattttttattaaatcatttattaatattttaagataattattttaattttgatataaaaatatttaataaattatagctaaaattaattttaataaaaattatatttattagattaaatttaatataaaaatcataaaaactaatattataatattttaattcaacaacaTTTCCACTAAGGTCGGCTTTTAGTTGACCAGACAACTCAGAGCATATTAGAGCATTTacaatgataattttttaaactgGGGCATTCAAAATATATTAGGATATGTGTTTTGCTAATATGGCTAGATCAACAAatacaatgatataaattttctaggttgatttttttttgtgtcccAAAATGAGCCCAACATATTATTTTTACACAACTctaaactcagtttttttttcctaatttttccCCCACAAATTTTCCAGGCATTCAAAATCAATCCAACCCACACGGCACAGTGGCACACCATGACTCTGACTGAGTGAACAAGAACATTTGATATTGATATTAGATTTTGTACTTGTACTATTCTTCTCATCTCCAGCTTTGCATCATTTAATGTCCCCATCCATCACAATCTCTCAAACTCAATCAACTTCCCACTGCCCTAAGAAATTAATAATCCAAATTTCGGAATCAACAAAACCTCAACACCTCTTTCATGGATTCGTAGAAAACGAAACCCCCAATACATCGCCGACAACTTAATCCCTGCAAAAAAATGTCTATAACAACCGCGAACAATTCTCCAAGCCGATCTTCCGATGATATCATCGATACGACGCCGTTGCTTAGTCCGGGTAATGGAGGGTCCAACGAGGAGACAACGAGCAACGCCAATTCCAATAGCCGCAGACCACCCATCCGGCGCCGGGGACTTCGAGAAGCAGCTAGACTCCTGCGTCGGGCTAGTAGCCGCCGCTTGATGCGGGAGCCCTCGATGCTGGTGCGTGAGACCGCCGCAGAGCAGCTTGAGGAGCGCCAGAGTGACTGGGCCTACTCGAAACCCGTGGTGGTGCTCGACGTTATATGGAACTTAGCCTTTGTGGTAGTGGCCGTCTCTGTTCTCATCCTCAGCCGATACGAGAAGCCGGATATTGCATTGAGGCTGTGGATTATTGGGTATGGGCTGCAATGCCTGCTGCATATGGCTTGTGTCGTGATTGAGTTtcggaggagaaggagaaggcagATGATGCTGAGTTCCGGATTTAGTTCTGGGGATGGTGGAAATGGGAGCAATGGTAATTTGAGATCTGGGTCGAGAGGGGACTCCCAACAATACGTGACATTGGCACAATTTGAGGAGGAGGGCACGAGGTATGATTCAATGCATTTTCCGCTCATTCTAcaagtttttgttttctctctgtATATTGCCTTGTCTATTAGACTATTGGTAACTCCACTAATTTTAAGtaccttgattttcttcttaaTGGTGGAACAGATACTTGCAAAACTGTGTATCTTGCAAGAGAACATCCTGTAGATTGATAAATTTAACTAATCCTCAATATAGAGATTAAAATTTAGAATGAATTGGACTAGCagctttattatttttgtagcaACAAGGACGCATGTTTCATTTACTAAGCTTTTATGTGGAATGGATGCAAACATTGGTTTGTCATTTGAGAAAACTAAATATTGTAACAGTAGGCAAATTTGGTTACTTGGGAATTTATTGACTCCATTCAAAAAATATTGACTACATATTATTAGCATAAGAAATGGGACTATGCTGAAATGCTAGAAATGCATACAATAcaaattttgtcatttttgtaaGTTTGAGAACTTTAGTTCTAAGCTTAATTTAAGCGATGAGAGTACATTTTTATTCTTAGCATTGCTACTTGCATTTGTGTCATGTTGGAGAAATAAGGATGACAGTGAGGAACTTAATCGCATGCTTTTGGTTTAAAATCTAATGGTTCAAGCTTTTGTGCTTATTGGGGAAATTGTTCAACTACTTCAAAAGGTTGATGTTGTGGGCACGGGCTATGTAGGTTGGGTAGTGTAGGGGCGCTCTTCTTGATTATCTGCAGGTCTCTTGAGTGAAGTTTGCATGACTCTTGATTAGGTAGGTAGATTGCAACTCTTGTATGAATTGCAATAATAAGGTTCTGAAGAGTAGTAACATGTGACTTGGTAATATGGGTAAGAAGTGCATCATTGAGAGAACATTATGTTGTTCACTGTTGCAACAGTTGGGAGATAGTTAGGTGCAATTTTTTATGAAAGGGGTGATTTTTTTGTGAATGTAATGAAAGGGGTAATAGCGCTTAGAGAGGTGTCATAGCATGATTCTTGATGGAACTTGACCCTAATGATATATTGTGGAATCTAGATGAGCATATACAACTCGTGAATGGTTGATATGTGATGCGGATCAAAAGAAACAtgcaatccaaaaatcatgggATTTTGAATTGTGGTGTATTTAGAAGTCTAGGTCTTTTTCAATTAGATTTAGGtttgattttatgttttattagtTAGTATAATTATTAGGTCACTTTTATTAGGTTTTCTATAGATTTATCATAATTTCGAGGTtatttagaaaaacaaaattaattatttattagtattttattatgatattttaggtAGTCGTATCTCTTAAGTCAAATAGCTTTACTATAGTATACAGATAAATTTGAGATTCAAAATTACAGGTTCCTTTCCATTTCGTACAATACTAAATAACTTAAGTAAGGCTTCTAGCTTGATAAACTTCAATTGCAATGATAAAACAACTCTTTTGCGAGTCATTGACAATATCcaggtttttttttatgatgattatttttgtgtttttacatATTTTAGTTTGTTCCATTGTGGAAGAAGTTAAAGTATGAGAATGCAGAGCAGTATGTGTGTGATAACttgaattaaattttttttaccagTCTGGCAAAGCATCTGGAATCTGCAAATACGATGTTTTCGTTTATCTGGTGGATCATTGGGTTCTACTGGGTATCCGCTGGTGGCCAAACTTTGGCACGTGAATCCCCGCAGCTCTACTGGTTTGTTAATTGTTTTCTCTCATGTGGCttgaaattaaaatatgttttgcaGTGGATTATTACTAATGCAGTGTGCTTTGATCTGCAGGCTTTGTATAATTTTTCTTGGTCTTGATGTGTTCTTTGTTGTGTTCTGCGTTGCACTGGCATGTTTTATCGGCATTGCTGTTTGCTGCTGTCTTCCATGTATTATTGCAATCTTGTATGCAGTGGCTGACCAGGTATCTATCGTAAACACTACTATCTCCCGACAATTGCACCAGAACTATGCTTCGTGCTCACCCTATTTCATGGAGGGTGAATGGTCGATCCGTCCACCTGAAAGAAAAATAGCAGAACGTGCCCAAACTAGATAGTTTGTTGGACATGAAATAGATGTTAAGATGTGTGGTGAATTCTTTGTTCGATGCTATTTGGTTGATATTGTTAATCAGTTTAGTTGCGTACTTTATTGAAAACTTATCTTCATTTTAAGTggttataaattttaaaagtaAGCTCAGACCTATTTAAGGAAAAACTTAAGTGAAGTGTCAGATTTATTTTGCATTTTGGTTGGTTTAGCACACTACATGGGACTTGTGTTTATCTGGTTTGGCTGAGTGACGATGATCATGGATGGACAGTTTTTTAATGTTAGGACAAATGATCATGACTTCTCTATTTGTATGTTCAACATCAATTCTTCATTTCTTCATATATTGCTTTGACTTACTGTATTCTTCCTGTCCGAATTCACTCAGTGCTTCCGCTCATCTCACATGCGTGGAAGTTCTGAGTCTTTTGACAGTCTCAATATTCTGCCTTCTAACAACTGTATTACCAGATATAACCTTTGTATTCGGCTAAGTGAGCCTAGACTCTTGGGCCAATGAACATGATTCAAAAATATCATCCCAGTCGTTCTCCCTCTGTTGCACGGCACCCCTGCTGTGGATTTAAGGCTTATTTTTCTCCTTGGTTCAGCTTTATAGAGGACACATGAAGTTGTCTTATTCTCACTAATTTCCATTTTAGAATTTTTGTTCATGCTCGTTGGCTGTATTGAACTTGGGAGTCAAGCAAGACCTCATtactttttcttaattttctttttgcctTGGTCTTATAGCAATCCCAACGATTGAACAACGCCATGCTTGAAATATTAACCTCTGCTGTTGTTTGATGcctaattttatattattaaattCTACTGTTACTCAGAATGTGCAATTgtgattttcatatttttgtttttctctttgcTTATACTCATTGTTAAAGCAGGAAGGAGCATCTAAAGAAGATATTGACATGCTGTCAAAATATAAGTTTCGAAGGGTTGGTGATGACGAGAAAGTTACTGGTGATGGACGAGAATCTATTGGAGGAATAATGACTGAATGTGGCACAGATGCACCCTTTGAGCGTTCTCTTTCCCCTGAAGATGTGGTACTTTGCTTtatctattttttattatttgttagcATGATTCCTTTAATTTTCATTtactttccattcaaaaaaaatttcatttactTCTCTTATTATGACCAGTTCAAGCATCATGATATATTGAAGTTAGGGACTTCTTCTTTTTATGGCCGTCGTTTATCCTGGTGAAAAAGTAATTGCAGGAATAAACTCTTTCTTATTTAATGTTAATTCCTAGGAGTGTTGCATCTGCCTTTCTGCATATGATGATGGAATTGAGCTAAGGGAACTTCCTTGTCACCATCATTTCCACTGTGCCTGTGTAGATAAGTGGCTCTATCTTAATGCTACATGTCCTCTCTGCAAGTACAATATCCTAAAGAGTAGTAGCCAAGACAGGGAGGAAGTATAAAAGTATTGCAAATCCTTCTTACTAGTGCTCTCTCGGACTCTGCATGCTGTTCTGGCATGACTCCTAAGATCTTCCCGCTGTCGAGTGTGGAAGTAGAGTGACTAGAGAGTCACTGCAGGATTTCAAATTGTTATTGTGGTCGTAGTAACATATATTCTGTAGTGGTGGTGTTTGTGTTTCTGTGTACATATTTTGTGGTAGCAACTTCCTTGTCACCATTATGTCCCaaatgacacttgttttatcCCCTTACTTTTATCTCCTTGTTTTTACTGGTTAGGGGACTTGATGATAAGTTACTGGTTTCTGTCACTCCAATTTACAGTTATATTATGCTTTAAGCAACTCTTTCGGATATAAGTTATTGTAAGAGATTTGTTTCACCCTGtatcaattcaaataaattgtttCATCATGAAGGTTGTTAGATTgaggtgtaattttttttattatttcctttttGAGCATGTAATATTTTGTGAGGTTAAGTTAGAGAACCCCACTGCATTATTTTCCctaaattttcttttcctatcCCCAAATTTAAGGCCTAGGGTCGACCTATAtcacttcttttttcttttttttttctatagaacttttttttcccaggaaaaaaagagagagagaaggattgTGCATTTTAAGGTTGAGAATTTGGAGGAAAATTAGGGTCTAGTGatttgcattattattattttactttggTGTCCTAAAAAGcttatttataaattagttATATTTGGCTTTCAAAGTTTTTAGGATTAAGTAATTCATTACATTTGTCAAAATAGTATGTACATTTTTCGTTTTaagtttgtatgtatatatgtaaggGTGGACCTATGTTGAGTCGAAGGTGTGTAATTGCccattgatgagaatcccacaccCACCTTTgactttatgattttttttatttatttttggtaggTAGATATAGATCTATGTAATCATACTCGTGTTCTTCCATTCTTTAAAATCTATAATTGACATTTAGTGGTGTAGTAAAAGTtggacaaattttaaaaatggaaaaacaaaaatattgtgtGATGTGATACACCTCTTAAACTATTAAATTCAAATTGTAATACtaaaattttaaacgaattacgGATTACCCatattcttttttattaaagaaatatgagtttttttaatcaatttacCATTGGGTTGCTACCctaaaaacatgaaagaaaCATTTAACAAAAAGAAGTACATTATTGGCaggttttatttcttatttgtaGGAGACAGTTCGTCGACGGAACACCTTTTATTCGACACTGCAGATGCTCCAATACACATCGACACGATTTAGTTCCGTCCAAGAAAGCCATTCTTGCGGTAATTGGAAAAACCTTTGGAAAATTGTTTCCTCTGCTGCTTAGAGAACGAAGAGTAAGGATAACTAGGAAGAACGGTATATATCACTAGTGGACTTCTCACCACATGAACCCCATCTTTCCACAAAATAGCACCAGACATGATAGACTGTTGTGTTATCTTTGGACCATTCACTTTCACTGTGAAGGATTTCTGCTCTGCAATGGAGGAAAATGGCAGGACAGGAGGCTCCACAGTAATGCTAATATCATTAGGCATGTATACCGTGACATTATAAGCTGATGGCGAGCCTACGTTGGTAACTGTtgttaaaaggtgttaaagagataaaaatcccacatcgattgttgaggggcttggtgtctagtttataagcttgctcaagtcttcaactcattgtccagccttttccaggaaggtgggctgggaactgccacggcccaatgggctgagatggtggggaggctggctttGGGTTGTGCCATGTCATGAGTCGAAGGGGTGGGGTTTGTCATGAGTCCCACATCGGGCAAGTGTGGGGAGGATGAGTGCTTtataagattgggcaaacctatcactagtaagccggttttctagtgcatagttaggcccaggacaattggtatcggaggcTACCCCTAACCGGCCCTTCGGGCCAGGCCCAGGGACCCTGGAAAGGCCATGGAGAGGGCTACCTGTCGGGTTGGTGCCCCGTTGAGGGACCAACAGCGGCAGAGTGGAGCtaccatggtgctcgaccaacgtgggcgttggtcttgaaggggtgggctctgtcatacatcccacatcggttaagtggGAGAAGAGGTGCTCGTTTATAAGCACGGTCTcttctcaacctaccagccaagattttcatgggattcagcccatgggccttggttacagccggcccgcaagggcgtcggttgggctttggttggcaagaggGTTGGGCCgtgacaattggtatcgaagccaaacCACACTTACACCGGCCCTTTGGGCCAGGCCCAGGGACCCTGTGGGCCTATGGAAAGGGCTACCTGTGGATCTGGTACGGGTGCGGCCCTAGCCCAGTGAAAGCCCCCCACAGAGTGCAGGCCGCCATGGgacgaccaacgtgggcgttggtcttgaaggggtggggttTGTCATGAGTAGAAGGGGTGGGGTTTGTCATGAGTCCCACATCGGGCAAGTGTGGGGAGGATGAGTGTTTtataagattgggcaaacctatcactagtaagccggttttctagtgcatagttaggcccatgacaTGCCattgtgggattttctacaagCCATCTTCTATGGCAAGGGAGAAGGAGGGATAGTTAAGATCCCAAGCTCTTCCAGGCTTCGAGCTGCCACAACTGCCGCTGTCATTGATGATGAGTCGTAGCATGGCGGTGTTGTAGCCCTGTTTGCAAAGGAAGTTTATGTAGTTTGTCTCATTTGCGTCTTAAACAAGACCGGGATCCGTTGCTTTCAATGGATTAATATGACCAGAACCATAAGCCAATTCGAGGTCATCGTGCTTCCTCGGATCCATGACAGACGCTGTTGATCATGGGATTAATATATGGTTTAGTAAGAGGATCAAAATTGTCTCTTTTAGTTCTCACTATGTAGAAGGATAGGTTTTTTACCTGTGGTCATGAGGGCAGATTTAATGGCAGCAGGTGACCAGTCAGGGGGGACAGCTTTGAT
This DNA window, taken from Tripterygium wilfordii isolate XIE 37 chromosome 20, ASM1340144v1, whole genome shotgun sequence, encodes the following:
- the LOC119987491 gene encoding E3 ubiquitin-protein ligase At1g63170-like: MSITTANNSPSRSSDDIIDTTPLLSPGNGGSNEETTSNANSNSRRPPIRRRGLREAARLLRRASSRRLMREPSMLVRETAAEQLEERQSDWAYSKPVVVLDVIWNLAFVVVAVSVLILSRYEKPDIALRLWIIGYGLQCLLHMACVVIEFRRRRRRQMMLSSGFSSGDGGNGSNGNLRSGSRGDSQQYVTLAQFEEEGTSLAKHLESANTMFSFIWWIIGFYWVSAGGQTLARESPQLYWLCIIFLGLDVFFVVFCVALACFIGIAVCCCLPCIIAILYAVADQEGASKEDIDMLSKYKFRRVGDDEKVTGDGRESIGGIMTECGTDAPFERSLSPEDVECCICLSAYDDGIELRELPCHHHFHCACVDKWLYLNATCPLCKYNILKSSSQDREEV